A region of Nostoc sp. 'Peltigera membranacea cyanobiont' N6 DNA encodes the following proteins:
- a CDS encoding non-ribosomal peptide synthetase, with the protein MSSEEVFVFPASFAQQRLWFLDQLIPGNGIYNVPTVIRLTGSLKLAALEQTFNEIVSRHETLRTTFIVSDGQPLQAIAPSLTIPLSVLDLQQLADHEQEVKAKCIITAEIEHPFDLSSGPLLRVILLVLSETEHILLLNMHHIICDDWSMGVLIRELGTLYAAFAQNQPSPLLEVPLQYADFAHWQREWLQGEVLQTQLAYWREQLNGISILHLPTDKPRPAIQSYQGSTQFLELPLKLIDALEKLSQQEGVTLFMTLVAAFQTLLYRYTHQEDIALGSPIANRNRSEIEGIIGFFVNSLVLRSNLSGNPTFRELLGRVREVTLGAYSHQDLPFEKLVEELHPERNLSHHPLFQVVFGFQNAPMSALELPGLVPSFMNIDLKKTRFDLELHLWKCSEDFRSLWGGNWEYSEGLRGVIVYNTDLFDRATISRMVEHFKNLLSAIVANPEKRIANLPLLSEVELHQVLVEWNNTQADYPQDKCIHQLFEEKVQQYPDSIAVNFANEQLTYQELNTRSNKLAHHLQKIGVGSEVLVGICISQSIEMIIGLLGILKAGGAYVPLDPSYPEERLNFMLEDAQISVLLTQENLLKHFKGFSKLIISIDKDWEIITQEKQDNPKSDLNSDNLAYIIYTSGSTGKPKGVAVPHKAVNRLVCNTNYIKLSPSDKIAQASNVSFDAATFEIWGALLNGAQLVGVSKDVTISPHELALKLREKGINILFLTTALFQQIVRDVPQAFATLKYLLFGGETVDKRWIKKILQSGAPKHLIHVYGPTENTTFSSYYCVKELPSATSLPIGMPITNTQIYILDAYLQPVHIGVTGELYIGGEGLAREYLNRTELTAEHFSTHTFSNKLKTRLYKTGDLARYLPDGNIEFLGRIDNQVKIRGFRIELSEIEVVLSQHPAVRETVVIAGEDVPDDKYLVAYIVPNLEQMPTQDVQSFASLLRQFLKEKLPEYMMPRAYMLLESLPLTPNGKVDRRALPMPDTISFNNQDYVAPRSQVEELLAQIWAKVLGKEQVGVHDNFFELGGHSLLATQLSSRIRDTFQIDLPVRNLFEAPTVEQLARYIDTMCWTAKGLDKGGTTSQEREDVEF; encoded by the coding sequence ATGTCTTCTGAAGAAGTCTTCGTTTTTCCAGCATCTTTTGCTCAACAACGGCTATGGTTTCTCGACCAGTTGATCCCCGGCAATGGTATCTACAATGTGCCGACAGTAATTCGTTTGACCGGTTCGCTGAAATTAGCCGCACTAGAACAGACTTTTAACGAAATCGTGAGTCGCCATGAAACCTTACGCACAACTTTTATTGTGTCGGATGGGCAACCCCTACAGGCGATCGCACCCAGCTTAACAATACCTCTTTCTGTATTAGACCTCCAGCAATTGGCAGATCATGAACAAGAGGTTAAAGCAAAGTGCATTATTACCGCAGAGATAGAACATCCCTTCGATTTATCCTCCGGGCCATTGTTGCGAGTAATACTCCTCGTCCTTTCTGAGACAGAACATATTCTATTACTGAATATGCACCACATTATCTGCGATGATTGGTCTATGGGAGTACTGATTCGGGAACTGGGAACGCTGTACGCAGCTTTTGCACAAAACCAGCCTTCTCCTCTATTAGAAGTGCCTCTTCAGTACGCCGATTTTGCTCACTGGCAGCGCGAGTGGTTGCAAGGAGAAGTACTTCAAACCCAGTTAGCTTACTGGCGGGAGCAATTAAACGGTATTTCCATACTGCATCTGCCTACTGACAAACCAAGACCAGCTATACAAAGCTATCAAGGATCAACACAATTTCTAGAATTACCGCTCAAGCTAATTGATGCACTAGAAAAGTTGTCACAGCAAGAAGGTGTTACCTTATTTATGACATTGGTGGCAGCATTTCAAACATTACTTTACCGCTACACACACCAAGAAGATATCGCGCTAGGTTCACCAATCGCTAACCGCAACCGCAGTGAAATAGAAGGGATAATTGGTTTTTTTGTCAATAGTTTGGTGCTACGTAGCAACTTATCTGGAAACCCTACTTTTCGAGAACTACTAGGCAGAGTAAGGGAGGTAACATTAGGAGCATATAGCCACCAAGATTTGCCGTTTGAAAAGTTAGTTGAAGAACTACATCCAGAGCGAAACTTGAGCCACCATCCGCTATTTCAAGTGGTATTTGGTTTCCAGAATGCGCCAATGTCAGCGCTAGAATTGCCTGGATTAGTACCCAGCTTTATGAATATTGATTTGAAAAAAACACGTTTTGATTTGGAACTGCATCTGTGGAAGTGTTCTGAGGATTTTAGGAGCTTATGGGGCGGAAACTGGGAGTATTCTGAAGGTCTTCGAGGTGTGATAGTTTACAACACAGATTTATTTGATCGAGCCACTATTAGCCGGATGGTGGAACATTTTAAAAATCTGTTGTCAGCTATTGTTGCAAATCCAGAAAAACGAATTGCAAATTTACCGTTATTAAGTGAAGTGGAGTTACATCAGGTATTGGTGGAATGGAATAACACCCAAGCAGATTATCCTCAAGATAAGTGTATCCATCAATTGTTTGAAGAAAAGGTACAGCAGTATCCTGATTCTATAGCAGTAAACTTTGCTAACGAGCAACTGACTTATCAAGAGTTGAATACTCGCAGCAATAAACTAGCACACCACTTACAAAAAATCGGAGTAGGTTCAGAAGTTTTAGTCGGCATTTGTATCTCACAGTCTATAGAAATGATAATTGGGTTATTGGGAATTCTTAAAGCAGGGGGAGCGTATGTTCCATTAGACCCCAGCTATCCCGAAGAACGCCTAAATTTTATGCTGGAAGATGCACAAATTTCAGTGTTGCTGACACAAGAAAACTTGCTCAAGCATTTTAAAGGTTTTTCAAAACTAATTATTTCTATAGATAAAGACTGGGAAATTATTACCCAAGAAAAGCAAGACAATCCCAAAAGCGATTTAAATAGTGATAATTTAGCATATATTATTTACACCTCTGGTTCTACAGGAAAACCCAAGGGAGTTGCTGTACCTCACAAAGCTGTAAATCGCTTAGTGTGCAATACTAACTATATAAAATTGTCACCATCTGATAAAATCGCCCAAGCCTCAAACGTTTCTTTTGATGCAGCGACATTCGAGATTTGGGGAGCGCTACTTAACGGCGCTCAACTTGTGGGAGTTAGTAAAGATGTAACCATTTCGCCTCATGAATTGGCATTAAAACTACGAGAAAAAGGGATCAACATTCTATTTTTGACCACAGCCTTATTTCAACAGATTGTTAGAGATGTTCCGCAAGCTTTTGCGACCTTGAAATATTTACTGTTTGGTGGCGAAACCGTTGATAAGAGATGGATTAAAAAGATTCTCCAATCTGGTGCGCCAAAGCACTTAATTCATGTTTATGGCCCTACAGAAAATACAACATTTTCCTCTTATTACTGCGTAAAAGAGTTACCATCAGCCACATCTTTACCTATTGGTATGCCCATTACAAACACGCAGATTTATATATTAGATGCTTATTTACAGCCTGTGCATATTGGCGTTACTGGCGAATTATATATTGGTGGGGAGGGACTGGCGCGAGAATATCTCAATCGCACTGAATTAACTGCTGAACACTTTAGTACTCATACTTTTAGTAATAAATTAAAAACACGTCTTTATAAAACGGGTGATTTAGCCCGCTATTTACCAGATGGCAATATTGAATTTTTAGGTCGCATTGACAATCAAGTAAAAATTCGCGGCTTCCGTATTGAGTTGTCAGAAATTGAAGTGGTGTTGAGTCAACATCCAGCAGTGAGAGAAACTGTTGTCATTGCTGGTGAGGACGTACCTGATGATAAGTACTTGGTGGCTTATATTGTTCCCAACCTGGAACAGATGCCGACGCAAGACGTGCAAAGCTTTGCATCCTTACTTCGTCAATTTCTCAAAGAAAAGTTACCAGAATATATGATGCCAAGAGCTTATATGTTACTGGAATCTCTACCTCTAACACCTAATGGCAAAGTGGATCGCCGTGCTTTACCCATGCCTGATACAATTTCTTTCAATAATCAAGATTATGTGGCACCGCGATCGCAAGTTGAAGAATTACTTGCCCAAATCTGGGCTAAAGTTTTGGGAAAAGAGCAAGTAGGCGTTCACGACAATTTCTTTGAATTGGGCGGTCATTCTCTCCTAGCGACTCAGCTAAGTTCCCGTATCCGTGACACCTTCCAAATAGATTTGCCTGTACGCAATTTGTTTGAAGCACCAACTGTTGAACAACTTGCTAGGTATATTGACACAATGTGTTGGACAGCAAAAGGTTTAGATAAAGGTGGAACTACGAGTCAAGAGCGAGAAGATGTAGAATTTTAA
- a CDS encoding alpha/beta fold hydrolase has translation MPHNFLLIWLVQLLSIAVIGGGSYILYEWYEGELVGTFYLVAGLVMVLWTFGGRFISLPLLRRPGADEPKFMRSKTVQRLPRPDGSVLQVEFFGPEDGQPIILSHGWGPNSTVWYYAKRQLSDRFRIIVWDLPGLGKSSKPKNNDHSIEKYARDLEAVVAIAGDKPVILVGHSMGGMINLTFCRLFPEQLGSRVAGLILVDTTYTNPVKTSIFSNLVRKLQKPLLEPILYLTIVLWPIFWLMTWLSYFNGSLYITVELSGFTGTETRGQLSFAGLLSALGSPGVLARGTLAMFNFDETDTLATINVPVLVVCGDSDIATKPVASDRMKAELPYSQRVTLKPGGHMALMEQNQQFAEAISTFCADCSNSSVSL, from the coding sequence ATGCCTCATAATTTTCTGCTTATATGGCTGGTTCAACTGCTGTCGATTGCGGTAATTGGCGGGGGGAGCTACATTCTCTATGAGTGGTACGAAGGAGAACTTGTAGGAACATTTTACTTAGTAGCTGGGCTAGTAATGGTTCTGTGGACTTTTGGCGGTCGTTTTATCAGTTTGCCACTGCTGCGCCGTCCTGGAGCCGATGAACCTAAGTTTATGCGTAGCAAAACTGTGCAGCGCTTGCCACGTCCAGATGGGAGCGTGTTGCAAGTAGAGTTTTTTGGCCCTGAAGATGGTCAACCGATTATCTTGTCACACGGTTGGGGGCCAAACAGTACTGTATGGTATTATGCCAAACGACAACTGAGCGATCGCTTCCGAATAATAGTTTGGGATTTACCAGGGTTAGGAAAATCCTCTAAACCGAAAAACAACGATCACTCTATAGAAAAATATGCCCGTGACTTGGAGGCTGTTGTCGCCATAGCAGGGGATAAACCTGTTATTTTGGTAGGACACAGCATGGGTGGGATGATTAACCTCACATTTTGTAGGCTGTTTCCAGAGCAATTAGGGAGTCGGGTAGCTGGCTTAATTCTTGTGGATACTACTTACACCAATCCGGTAAAAACCTCTATCTTTAGCAATTTGGTACGTAAATTGCAGAAACCCCTACTCGAACCTATTTTGTACCTAACTATCGTGCTGTGGCCGATTTTTTGGTTGATGACTTGGCTCTCGTATTTCAATGGTTCGCTGTACATCACCGTCGAACTATCTGGATTTACGGGTACTGAAACACGGGGTCAACTAAGTTTTGCAGGTTTATTATCAGCATTGGGTTCGCCTGGTGTTCTGGCTCGTGGCACACTGGCAATGTTCAACTTTGATGAAACAGACACACTTGCAACTATTAACGTACCTGTGTTGGTTGTTTGTGGTGATTCAGATATAGCAACTAAACCTGTGGCGAGCGATCGCATGAAAGCAGAATTGCCTTACTCTCAAAGAGTCACCCTAAAACCAGGTGGACACATGGCATTGATGGAACAAAACCAACAGTTTGCCGAAGCAATCAGCACATTTTGCGCTGACTGCTCAAACTCAAGTGTTTCTCTTTAA